CACAAATAGACATGTGCTATCAAGGGGGCAAAATAAAGTTGATGATAATAGTGAGTTAAATACATTATGTTCCCTTGAAATATTGAGCGACAAAGATAGTAAAGGCAAAGAACGTGACTGGAAAGGTAAGAAAAAACGTTCACTTTTAATGGCTGCACATCATGCTGAAGTTGATGAGTTGTTTAAAAAGGCTGAACGTATGTATGATTGTGGGAATTATTTA
This Solibacillus sp. FSL R7-0668 DNA region includes the following protein-coding sequences:
- a CDS encoding protein rep, with protein sequence MNSYPNDSTNRHVLSRGQNKVDDNSELNTLCSLEILSDKDSKGKERDWKGKKKRSLLMAAHHAEVDELFKKAERMYDCGNYLVFKMADGRLKLYQAYFCKARLCPLCNWRRSLKIAFQNKKIIQA